From the genome of Cognaticolwellia beringensis, one region includes:
- a CDS encoding TonB-dependent receptor, with translation MKRFNGRLSVLAITISAALTSQNIMAAETDQQIKNDPTLERIEVTARKTAESLQHVPVAVTSVGAEQLAQNGISAMTEVQQFSPNTTLQASRGTNSTLTAFIRGVGQDDPLWGYEPGVGIYVDDVYIARPQGAVLDILDVERIEVLRGPQGSLYGKNTIGGAIKYVTKKMSGDVELDLKATFGNYGRQDYKVAGKIPVIDDKLYVGFALANLTRDGYGEFLQSDLPNQDLENYNKDVFAGRITVEFEPTDDLFFRFNYDKTTDDSNAKGGYRLLPSIVTDAPVPDSVYDSYTSMPTWNSVESEGFSLTAEYYINDTWSVKSVTSSRENYSKTNIDFDNTPERVFDVPAIYDDEQFSQEFQLNYDSDNLTFVSGLYYFDGESCGHFDAILENYGQSLSLPGLTREVTGCNNSESYAVYAQGSYNLTEKLSMTLGARYTTEEKTANVNNGLAFETVYPESGWIPGYVRGDVTFPEVLNDKEDWSRFTPRVGAEYQYSNDMMFFASYSQGFKSGTFNPRASGPEPAVDPEVVDSFEIGVKSEWNDNLRVNATAFYLDHKDRQFVTVLPTEDNSALSQRLGNIGKSTASGLELEIEYAAADNLNIFASIGLIDSSFKEVKSFDTDGSQIDISDSFTITNTPETTANLGVSYDIETSAGAFVVNGNYYYRSDYDLNVTDNLLTQDGYGLLNFGVNWYSNNGDWTAALHWKNITNEEYLVGNYAFLGAQNDDGSYAPGLGGDTTLIGYYGDPETISLTIGYSF, from the coding sequence ATGAAACGTTTTAACGGAAGGCTGAGTGTTTTAGCCATAACAATTTCAGCAGCACTGACTAGCCAAAACATCATGGCGGCAGAAACAGATCAACAGATCAAAAACGATCCAACATTAGAGCGCATTGAAGTTACGGCTCGAAAAACGGCAGAAAGCTTGCAACATGTGCCTGTAGCGGTTACGTCTGTTGGCGCTGAACAGTTAGCGCAAAATGGTATAAGTGCGATGACTGAAGTTCAACAGTTTTCTCCGAATACTACCTTACAAGCTAGTCGTGGTACTAACTCAACGTTAACTGCTTTTATTCGTGGTGTAGGTCAAGATGATCCTTTATGGGGCTATGAACCGGGTGTAGGTATTTATGTTGATGATGTTTATATTGCCCGTCCACAGGGTGCTGTATTAGATATTCTTGACGTTGAACGCATCGAAGTATTACGCGGTCCTCAAGGTAGTTTATATGGAAAAAATACTATCGGTGGTGCGATTAAATATGTCACTAAAAAAATGTCTGGTGATGTAGAGCTTGATCTTAAAGCTACCTTTGGAAACTATGGTCGTCAAGATTATAAAGTGGCGGGGAAAATCCCAGTAATAGACGACAAACTTTACGTAGGTTTTGCCTTAGCCAATTTGACACGCGATGGGTACGGTGAATTTTTACAATCTGATTTACCAAATCAAGATTTAGAAAACTACAATAAAGATGTTTTTGCCGGTCGAATTACCGTCGAGTTCGAACCCACTGACGATTTATTTTTCCGTTTTAACTATGATAAAACCACCGACGACTCTAATGCTAAAGGCGGCTATCGTTTACTACCAAGTATCGTAACTGATGCGCCAGTACCCGACAGCGTATATGACTCTTACACCAGTATGCCTACTTGGAATAGTGTTGAATCTGAAGGTTTTAGCCTAACAGCTGAATACTATATCAATGATACTTGGTCGGTTAAATCAGTTACCTCAAGCCGTGAAAATTACTCAAAAACAAATATTGATTTTGATAATACACCAGAGCGTGTATTTGATGTACCAGCCATTTATGATGATGAGCAATTCAGCCAAGAATTTCAGTTAAACTATGATTCAGATAATTTAACTTTTGTTTCAGGCTTATACTACTTTGATGGTGAATCTTGTGGCCATTTCGATGCTATTTTAGAGAATTATGGCCAGTCACTCTCTTTACCTGGGTTAACCCGAGAAGTCACCGGCTGTAACAATAGTGAAAGCTATGCTGTTTATGCACAAGGCTCGTACAACCTTACCGAAAAATTATCGATGACTTTAGGTGCGCGTTACACCACAGAAGAAAAAACAGCTAACGTTAATAATGGCTTAGCATTTGAAACTGTTTATCCAGAAAGTGGTTGGATACCCGGTTACGTGCGTGGTGATGTTACCTTCCCTGAAGTACTAAATGACAAAGAAGACTGGTCGCGCTTTACTCCACGTGTAGGTGCAGAATATCAATATTCGAACGATATGATGTTCTTTGCCAGTTACTCACAAGGCTTTAAATCCGGTACCTTTAACCCAAGAGCAAGTGGTCCTGAGCCAGCCGTAGATCCAGAAGTAGTTGATTCATTTGAAATTGGCGTAAAAAGTGAGTGGAATGATAACTTAAGAGTTAATGCCACAGCTTTCTACCTTGATCATAAAGACAGACAATTTGTTACCGTTTTACCGACAGAAGACAATAGTGCTTTGAGTCAACGTTTAGGTAATATAGGTAAATCTACCGCGTCTGGATTAGAGCTAGAAATAGAATATGCTGCAGCAGATAACTTAAATATTTTTGCTAGCATAGGCTTAATCGACTCATCTTTTAAAGAAGTTAAATCATTTGATACTGACGGTAGTCAAATAGATATTAGCGATAGTTTCACGATTACTAATACCCCTGAAACTACCGCCAATCTTGGTGTTTCTTATGATATTGAAACCTCAGCAGGTGCTTTTGTTGTAAATGGTAACTACTATTACCGTAGTGACTATGACTTAAACGTTACCGATAACCTATTAACTCAAGATGGTTATGGACTGCTCAACTTTGGTGTTAATTGGTATAGCAACAATGGTGATTGGACTGCAGCACTTCATTGGAAAAACATTACTAATGAAGAATACTTGGTCGGTAACTACGCCTTCTTAGGTGCACAAAATGATGATGGCAGTTATGCCCCTGGTTTAGGTGGTGATACCACACTGATTGGCTATTACGGCGACCCTGAAACCATTTCATTAACCATAGGTTATAGTTTCTAA
- a CDS encoding extracellular catalytic domain type 1 short-chain-length polyhydroxyalkanoate depolymerase yields MYKYLSMFIIITVAFFSDNSFAKQPTLIEFGNNPGELSASYFQGTKNNKNLIVLLHGCVQQGVILAEQSGLLALAKKKQFSLLIPQQSQNNNIKGCFNWFSTQDIEKNQGESLSIKNMITTVNAEHNFSNVYIIGLSAGGAMASSMVVNYPELFTAGAIVAGIPYPCADNLITAIACMRSGPSQNTAQLTTLVKQINGTQSNWPPLSIFTGDKDAVVNPKNSQQLAIHWAQLTQSSQQPTIEKHQGYQVSQWQGKNQQLNVELIEIENMGHGIAVAPEKVDGGNVAPFVISTPISTVLYLLEAWKI; encoded by the coding sequence ATGTATAAATATTTATCGATGTTTATCATCATTACAGTAGCCTTTTTTAGTGATAACAGTTTTGCTAAACAACCAACATTAATTGAATTTGGCAATAACCCAGGCGAACTAAGCGCCAGCTACTTTCAAGGGACTAAAAATAATAAAAACCTTATTGTTTTACTGCATGGCTGTGTTCAACAAGGAGTAATTCTCGCCGAGCAAAGTGGCTTACTGGCGTTAGCAAAAAAAAAGCAGTTTTCACTGCTGATCCCACAGCAAAGTCAGAACAATAACATTAAAGGTTGCTTCAATTGGTTTTCCACACAAGATATTGAAAAAAATCAAGGCGAAAGCTTGTCGATAAAAAATATGATAACCACGGTTAACGCCGAGCATAACTTTAGTAATGTTTATATTATCGGTTTATCTGCAGGTGGCGCGATGGCAAGCTCTATGGTGGTTAATTATCCCGAGCTATTCACCGCTGGCGCCATTGTTGCTGGCATACCCTACCCTTGTGCAGATAATTTGATCACCGCTATTGCCTGCATGCGTAGCGGGCCCTCACAAAATACTGCTCAATTAACCACATTAGTTAAACAGATAAATGGCACGCAATCGAATTGGCCACCATTGTCGATATTTACAGGTGATAAAGACGCAGTAGTTAACCCTAAAAACTCACAGCAACTTGCCATTCATTGGGCGCAATTAACTCAATCATCACAGCAGCCAACTATTGAAAAACATCAGGGCTATCAAGTCAGTCAATGGCAAGGAAAAAACCAGCAATTAAATGTTGAGCTAATTGAAATTGAAAACATGGGACATGGCATAGCTGTCGCACCAGAAAAAGTCGACGGAGGAAACGTTGCTCCTTTTGTCATTAGCACGCCAATTAGTACGGTTTTGTACTTACTCGAGGCTTGGAAAATATAA
- a CDS encoding sigma-70 family RNA polymerase sigma factor has product MEHEQHLALLGAIAQGDKKAFSALYQNTSKQLYAVSLKMLARKELAEEALQEAYVRIWHNASEYRVGKGTVLTWMISIVRYRALDILRYNKIRKEDELDESESFDHDAPEQVSDSEQLLLDKCLQQLDQSQRQAIYLAYFNGCSHQEVVKHLNNPLGTIKSWIRRGLTSLQSCLTS; this is encoded by the coding sequence ATGGAACATGAACAGCACCTAGCCTTACTTGGCGCTATAGCCCAAGGTGATAAAAAGGCGTTTTCAGCGCTTTACCAAAACACCAGTAAACAACTTTATGCGGTGAGTTTAAAAATGTTAGCCCGGAAAGAATTAGCCGAAGAAGCGTTGCAAGAGGCGTATGTGCGTATTTGGCATAACGCGTCGGAGTATCGTGTTGGTAAGGGTACAGTACTGACCTGGATGATCAGTATTGTTCGTTATCGAGCGCTAGATATTTTACGATATAACAAAATTAGAAAAGAAGATGAATTAGACGAGAGTGAAAGCTTTGATCATGACGCCCCTGAGCAAGTAAGTGACTCAGAACAGTTATTATTAGATAAATGCTTGCAGCAACTTGACCAGTCACAACGCCAAGCAATATATTTAGCTTACTTTAATGGCTGTTCTCACCAAGAGGTGGTTAAACACCTAAATAACCCATTGGGTACCATTAAAAGCTGGATAAGACGTGGTCTTACTAGCCTACAAAGTTGTTTAACGTCATGA
- a CDS encoding anti-sigma factor produces MNYQAENLKNALAAEYVLGTLRGPARQRFQKLMMQYPPISEATTTWEQHLNALGQKIPPVTPDESVWQRIEQQLGFVNESTKSNVVPITKAKPKVWQGIAGLASAAALVLAVLLVNIEPTTAPDAQQLALVNNEQTELLWALEIGTDTIDIQATKSLVPQANADYELWIVAADGRAPISLGLLPKTGKLTLSKPELFDQIEIAALAVSLEPLGGSPNGSPTTVLYTSKLVTL; encoded by the coding sequence ATGAATTATCAAGCAGAAAACCTCAAAAACGCCTTAGCTGCAGAATATGTACTAGGCACCTTGCGCGGGCCTGCCCGTCAGCGCTTTCAAAAATTGATGATGCAATATCCACCGATCAGTGAGGCAACCACTACTTGGGAGCAGCACTTAAATGCGTTAGGACAAAAAATTCCGCCAGTAACACCTGACGAATCGGTATGGCAGCGCATTGAACAGCAACTAGGCTTTGTTAACGAGTCAACAAAAAGTAATGTTGTGCCAATAACGAAAGCTAAACCTAAAGTTTGGCAAGGCATTGCAGGTTTAGCGTCAGCTGCTGCATTGGTACTTGCTGTGCTGTTAGTGAATATTGAACCAACAACAGCCCCCGATGCTCAACAACTCGCTTTGGTTAATAACGAACAAACCGAACTACTATGGGCGTTGGAAATTGGCACAGACACGATTGATATTCAAGCAACTAAAAGCTTAGTGCCGCAAGCCAATGCTGATTATGAGTTATGGATAGTAGCGGCAGATGGTAGAGCGCCAATATCGTTAGGCTTACTCCCTAAAACGGGCAAGTTAACCTTAAGCAAGCCTGAGTTGTTCGATCAAATTGAGATTGCCGCATTAGCTGTAAGCTTAGAACCGCTTGGTGGTTCACCGAATGGCTCACCAACCACAGTGCTGTATACCTCTAAGCTAGTCACGCTTTAG
- a CDS encoding DUF4331 domain-containing protein — translation MKKFKITLIASVIMSATLSQAVSASSHREAPNLTRMPTVDSTDFYAFNSYEEGRGDYVTLIANYIPLQDAYGGPNYFAMDPAASYDIHIDNDGDAVEDITFSFNFSQMLGNNNAGIALMVGPEGEQKSVGVPLKNVGGISMANQDAANFSESYTVKMTAGAMGTGTSVAVTNMTSGGASFAKPLDYIGNKTFTNAAQYAAYANSHVYSAAIPGCDAPAKVFVGQRKDAFTVNLGKVFDLVNFVPVEGDSAPGAGDAGGFPGGITQSAMNDDLADKNVTSIAIEVPTACLTGEGNGVIGSWTSASLPQARILNPNASFDSTEVNGGAMTQVSRLGSPLVNELVIGLADKDKFSTSHPSNDGQFADYVTHPTLPELLNILFKDAVNTTLNANIETLAPTNFPRVDLVTAFLTGFPGVNQMSTVTASEMLRLNTGIAAVSADMQSSFGVAGDDLAGFPNGRRPGDDVVDIALRVVMGRLCYPIPVNGTDTDLGLCAPEDASVGNVPFTDGAPSNASMIGTSFPYLAMPLPGSE, via the coding sequence ATGAAAAAATTTAAAATAACGCTTATAGCCTCGGTAATAATGAGTGCCACTTTGTCTCAAGCTGTTTCAGCATCAAGTCATCGTGAAGCACCAAACCTAACGCGTATGCCAACAGTAGATTCCACAGATTTTTACGCATTCAATAGTTATGAAGAAGGTCGTGGCGATTATGTCACGTTAATTGCTAACTATATTCCGCTGCAAGACGCTTATGGTGGACCAAACTATTTCGCCATGGATCCAGCAGCATCTTATGATATACATATCGATAACGATGGTGATGCAGTAGAAGATATCACTTTTAGTTTTAACTTCAGCCAAATGTTAGGCAACAATAATGCCGGCATTGCCTTAATGGTTGGTCCAGAGGGCGAGCAGAAATCTGTAGGAGTACCGCTTAAAAATGTTGGTGGTATCAGCATGGCGAATCAAGATGCTGCTAACTTCTCTGAAAGCTACACGGTCAAAATGACTGCTGGCGCTATGGGAACAGGTACCAGTGTTGCCGTTACAAATATGACTTCTGGTGGCGCAAGTTTTGCTAAGCCGTTAGATTATATCGGTAACAAAACATTCACTAATGCCGCGCAGTATGCTGCTTACGCAAATAGTCATGTTTACTCAGCGGCTATTCCCGGTTGTGATGCACCAGCAAAAGTTTTCGTAGGTCAGCGTAAAGACGCATTTACTGTAAACTTAGGTAAAGTATTCGATTTAGTTAACTTTGTTCCTGTTGAGGGCGATAGTGCTCCTGGTGCTGGTGATGCAGGTGGTTTCCCCGGTGGTATTACACAGTCAGCAATGAATGATGATTTAGCTGATAAAAATGTAACCAGTATTGCTATCGAAGTACCTACCGCTTGTTTAACGGGTGAAGGTAATGGCGTAATCGGTAGCTGGACTAGTGCAAGTTTACCGCAAGCTAGAATTTTAAATCCAAACGCTAGTTTCGATAGCACTGAAGTTAACGGCGGAGCAATGACACAGGTTTCTCGTCTTGGTTCTCCTTTAGTAAACGAGCTAGTCATAGGTTTAGCAGATAAAGATAAGTTTTCAACGTCACATCCAAGTAATGATGGGCAGTTCGCTGATTATGTTACACATCCAACACTACCTGAGCTGTTAAATATTCTGTTTAAAGATGCTGTAAATACTACGCTAAATGCCAATATAGAAACCTTAGCGCCGACTAACTTCCCACGGGTTGATTTAGTTACTGCCTTTTTAACGGGTTTCCCTGGTGTGAACCAAATGTCGACAGTTACTGCCTCTGAAATGTTGCGCTTAAACACCGGTATTGCCGCAGTTTCAGCTGATATGCAATCTTCGTTTGGTGTCGCTGGTGATGATTTAGCTGGTTTCCCAAATGGTCGTCGTCCAGGTGATGATGTGGTCGATATCGCACTTCGCGTTGTGATGGGTCGTTTATGTTACCCAATTCCTG